From the Anguilla anguilla isolate fAngAng1 chromosome 6, fAngAng1.pri, whole genome shotgun sequence genome, one window contains:
- the LOC118230866 gene encoding delta-like protein 4, protein MCKTQRWYRHHRSARQLTTAKARKEPALDIDFAHNPDNWITWSCTWASCFGLIEGGLYEVSLKKDIYFFLSLSPPFIFYSSYFVLISGGRSFVRLLYTAAHRTERMAFWFIFSVTLSITVLTQVFGSGVFELDLKEFKNSKGLLANGNACKPDCKTFFRVCLKNYQTVVSPGNCIFGTAITPVLGSNSFSATKGGTFSTPIRLPLNFAWPGSFSLIIEAWYSPFADKPVDTNNPELLISFFPIQRKLEVGDEWSRDVQTGNQTELRYSYRFICNENYYGASCSKICVPRDDRFGHYICNPEGQISCLPGWKGGYCDEPICLEGCSQKNGNCTKPGECVCRDGWQGVFCDECMVYPKCKHATCQRPWQCTCKEGWGGLFCDQDLNYCTHHKPCMNGATCMNTGQGSYTCSCRPGFTGVDCQLRMKECDSNPCRNGGRCTDLEGGYQCTCPQGFEGLHCEHSLLICADSPCFHNGRCRERDEGRSYACECPRGFTGLNCEKKVDKCTSLPCANGGLCVVHSGVPVCSCRAGFTGRRCEININECARGPCANGGTCEDGINDYRCVCPAGFVGRDCATPTDPCAHRPCLGGGTCVAGGDGQPASCACPAGLTGPRCEYFTATLPLAPNLEPRDPFQWAAVALGVGLVALLLLIAMVMVALRCGPRAGATGDRDSETMNNLSKTQKDNLIPTEQLKNTNKKVDLDVDCTLDKTSYKHNYYHLDHNSTNDFKVQLLQDDKSHNYERTLEEKVPLSRMCREKPECRISTICSPWDSEYQSVFVIAEERNECVVATEV, encoded by the exons ATGTGCAAAACACAACGGTGGTATCGACACCATCGGAGTGCACGCCAGCTGACGACAGCCAAAGCGAGAAAGGAACCTGCTCTGGATATTGACTTTGCGCACAACCCGGACAACTGGATAACCTGGAGTTGTACCTGGGCTTCATGTTTTGGACTTATTGAAGGGGGGCTCTACGAAGTGAGCCTGAAGaaggatatttatttttttctctctctctctccccctttcattttttattcttcatatttCGTCCTGATAAGTGGGGGAAGGAGTTTTGTGAGGTTATTGTACACGGCTGCTCACAGAACGGAGAGAATGGCATTTTGGTTCATCTTTTCAGTAACACTTAGCATTACAGTTTTAACGCAG GTATTTGGATCCGGTGTTTTCGAGCTCGATCTTAAGGAGTTTAAGAACAGCAAAGGTTTGCTGGCGAACGGAAATGCGTGCAAACCCGACTGCAAGACGTTTTTTCGAGTTTGCCTGAAGAACTACCAGACGGTGGTGTCTCCTGGAAACTGCATCTTCGGTACTGCCATCACTCCAGTTCTGGGGTCCAACTCTTTTAGTGCAACGAAAGGCGGCACCTTCAGTACACCAATCCGCCTACCGTTAAACTTTGCATGGCCG ggatcattttctttaattatcGAAGCTTGGTATTCTCCCTTTGCGGATAAACCTGTAG ACACAAACAACCCCGAATTATTGATTAGCTTTTTTCCCATCCAGAGAAAATTGGAAGTAGGGGATGAGTGGTCTCGGGATGTTCAGACCGGGAACCAGACGGAGCTAAGGTATTCTTACCGGTTCATCTGCAATGAAAATTACTACGGCGCAAGCTGTTCCAAAATATGCGTGCCCAGGGACGACCGTTTTGGCCACTACATCTGCAACCCTGAAGGGCAGATTTCCTGTCTCCCTGGCTGGAAGGGGGGATACTGCGATGAAC cAATATGTCTTGAAGGGTGCAGCCAGAAGAATGGAAACTGTACAAAACcaggagagtgtgt GTGCAGAGACGGCTGGCAGGGTGTCTTCTGCGATGAATGCATGGTGTACCCCAAATGCAAGCATGCCACTTGCCAGCGGCCTTGGCAGTGCACCTGCAAGGAGGGCTGGGGCGGGCTCTTCTGTGACCAAG ATCTGAACTACTGTACGCACCACAAGCCCTGCATGAACGGCGCCACCTGCATGAACACTGGACAGGGCAGCTACACCTGCTCCTGCCGGCCCGGCTTCACCGGGGTGGACTGCCAGCTGAGGATGAAGGAGTGCGACAGCAACCCCTGCAGGAACGGAGGAAGGTGCACG GACCTGGAAGGAGGGTACCAGTGCACGTGCCCGCAGGGGTTCGAAGGGCTGCACTGCGAGCACAGCCTGCTAATCTGCGCCGACTCGCCCTGCTTCCACAACGGGCGGTGCCGGGAGCGAGACGAGGGGCGGAGCTACGCCTGCGAGTGCCCGCGCGGATTCACCGGGCTCAACTGCGAGAAGAAGGTCGACAAGTGCACGTCCCTCCCGTGTGCCAATG gtggACTCTGTGTGGTGCACAGCGGGGTGCCGGTGTGCAGCTGTCGCGCAGGCTTCACGGGCCGGCGCTGCGAGATCAACATTAACGAGTGCGCCCGCGGCCCCTGCGCCAACGGGGGGACGTGCGAGGACGGCATCAACGACTACCGCTGCGTCTGCCCGGCGGGGTTTGTCGGCCGCGACTGCGCCACGCCCACCGACCCCTGCGCCCACCGGCCGTGCCTCGGCGGGGGCACCTGCGTCGCCGGGGGCGACGGGCAGCCCGCCTCCTGCGCCTGCCCCGCCGGCCTCACCGGCCCCCGCTGCGAGTACTTCACCGCCACGCTCCCCCTCGCGCCCAACCTCGAGCCCCGCGACCCCTTCCAGTGGGCGGCCGTGGCCCTGGGCGTGGGCCTGGTGGCCCTCCTCCTGCTGATCGCCATGGTGATGGTCGCCCTGCGCTGTGGGCCGAGGGCGGGGGCGACGGGCGATCGGGACTCGGAGACCATGAACAACCTCTCCAAAACCCAGAAGGACAACCTGATACCCACAGAACAGCTCAAAAACACCAACAAGAAAGTAGACCTGGATGTGGACTGTACCCTGGACAAGACCAGCTATAAACACAACTACTACCACTTGGACCACAATTCCACCAATGACTTTAAGGTCCAACTGTTGCAGGATGATAAAAGTCATAATTATGAGAGGACTTTAGAAGAGAAAGTGCCATTAAGTAGAATGTGCAG AGAAAAACCGGAGTGCAGAATATCAACGATATGTTCCCCATGGGACTCCGAGTACCAGTCTGTGTTTGTAATAGCAGAGGAAAGGAATGAGTGTGTTGTAGCAACTGag GTATAA